A genomic window from Streptomyces sp. HUAS YS2 includes:
- a CDS encoding GPR1/FUN34/YaaH family transporter, with translation MDNDVAGGNSTSTLGQLALGLTLLAFGIGSTGVIDNVAASDAASLATWVGGVALFLVGLLALRAGNGGEGTAYSALGAFWFTWGTAAGGESSAEATGVFLLLWALLALTLTMAAKGSGLFGQGVYGLLFVSLALSGIASLAGNDGLGKAGGWVAAVAGLAAWYGATAAVANWPTSLGRAAGRGVTATG, from the coding sequence GTGGACAACGACGTCGCCGGGGGGAACAGCACCTCCACTCTCGGCCAGCTCGCACTCGGACTGACACTCCTCGCCTTCGGCATCGGCAGCACCGGTGTGATCGACAACGTCGCGGCGTCCGACGCCGCGTCCCTCGCGACCTGGGTCGGCGGGGTCGCCCTCTTCCTCGTCGGACTGCTCGCGCTGCGCGCGGGCAACGGCGGTGAGGGCACGGCGTATTCGGCGCTCGGCGCCTTCTGGTTCACCTGGGGCACCGCGGCGGGCGGCGAGTCGTCCGCCGAGGCGACCGGGGTGTTCCTCCTGCTGTGGGCGCTCCTCGCGCTCACGCTGACCATGGCGGCCAAGGGCAGCGGCCTGTTCGGACAGGGCGTCTACGGGCTGCTGTTCGTCTCGCTGGCGCTGTCCGGCATCGCGTCGCTGGCGGGCAACGACGGGCTCGGCAAGGCGGGCGGCTGGGTCGCCGCGGTCGCCGGTCTCGCGGCCTGGTACGGCGCGACGGCGGCGGTCGCCAACTGGCCGACGTCCCTCGGGCGCGCCGCGGGCCGGGGAGTGACGGCCACCGGCTGA
- a CDS encoding universal stress protein, whose protein sequence is MAGHEFPEPADRKRVADSTVDPLAVEQPRHACDPAFRHGVVVGFDGSTSSERALAYAIGMARRSGSGLIIVHVANRLPTTVWAGCEPPVFVDVPDHRTEVLGLELACADYLSEVPWILVERGGDICHELEEVGREYSADAIVVGSTQGIVGRIFGSVAGRLARRAQRPVVVIP, encoded by the coding sequence ATGGCCGGTCACGAATTCCCCGAACCCGCGGACCGCAAGCGCGTCGCCGACTCCACGGTCGACCCCCTCGCGGTCGAACAGCCACGTCACGCCTGCGACCCGGCCTTCCGGCACGGGGTCGTGGTGGGCTTCGACGGCTCGACGTCCAGTGAGCGCGCCCTCGCGTACGCCATCGGCATGGCCCGCCGCTCCGGCTCCGGCCTGATCATCGTGCATGTCGCGAACAGGCTGCCCACCACCGTCTGGGCGGGCTGCGAGCCGCCGGTCTTCGTCGACGTACCGGATCACCGCACCGAGGTCCTCGGCCTGGAGCTGGCCTGCGCCGACTATCTCAGCGAGGTCCCCTGGATCCTCGTCGAGCGCGGCGGCGACATCTGCCACGAGCTGGAGGAGGTCGGCCGGGAGTACTCCGCCGACGCCATCGTGGTCGGTTCCACGCAGGGCATCGTCGGGCGGATCTTCGGCTCGGTGGCCGGCCGCCTCGCGCGCCGCGCGCAGCGGCCCGTCGTCGTCATCCCGTAG
- a CDS encoding cellulose binding domain-containing protein produces MGTSSHRRRASGRTKAVGAVVAAAVIGGAVFALTGTAQASAVGAAYTRTSSWTGGYTGQYVITNETSSVQSGGWTLEFDLPEGTTIGSLWNGEHTVSGRHVTVKPASWNKELAPGRSVTVGFVTSASGAAGDPSGCLINKVSCSVDTGATPQPSGRPTEQPTIAPTTAPTATATPTVKPTPTPTATATATPTAPPAGGGAAKYAPYVDTSLYPAYDLLATAEATGVKEFNLAFITSGGACAPLWGGVTDLASDKVAAQIGALRAKGGDVRVSFGGAAGHELALNCSTSSALAAAYGKVVDQYRLTKVDFDIEGAALPDTAANTRRSQAIAALQKSHPDLNVSFTLPVMPEGLTQPGVDLLADAKRNGVRVDAVNIMAMDYGPAYSGDMGTYAVQAATATQAQIKGVLGLSEAAAWKAVAVTPMIGVNDVASEIFKVDDATQLVDFAKSKGLGWLSMWSSTRDKQCAAGAVNHADATCSSILQQPLAFTRAFAAYK; encoded by the coding sequence ATGGGTACCAGTTCGCATCGGCGCAGGGCGAGCGGCCGGACGAAGGCCGTGGGCGCGGTCGTCGCGGCCGCGGTGATCGGTGGCGCGGTGTTCGCGCTCACCGGTACGGCGCAGGCGTCGGCCGTCGGCGCCGCGTACACCAGGACCAGCTCCTGGACCGGCGGCTACACCGGCCAGTACGTCATCACCAATGAGACCTCCAGCGTCCAGTCGGGGGGCTGGACGCTGGAGTTCGACCTGCCCGAGGGCACCACGATCGGCTCGCTGTGGAACGGCGAGCACACCGTCTCCGGGCGGCACGTCACCGTGAAGCCCGCGAGCTGGAACAAGGAGCTCGCGCCCGGCCGGTCGGTCACCGTCGGCTTCGTGACCTCCGCGAGCGGCGCCGCGGGCGACCCGAGCGGCTGCCTCATCAACAAGGTGTCCTGCTCGGTCGACACCGGCGCGACCCCGCAGCCCAGCGGCCGCCCCACCGAGCAGCCCACCATCGCCCCCACCACGGCGCCGACGGCCACCGCGACCCCCACGGTCAAGCCGACGCCGACCCCCACCGCCACGGCGACCGCCACCCCCACCGCGCCCCCGGCCGGCGGCGGCGCCGCGAAGTACGCCCCGTACGTCGACACCTCGCTCTACCCGGCGTACGACCTGCTCGCCACCGCCGAGGCCACCGGCGTGAAGGAGTTCAACCTCGCCTTCATCACCTCCGGCGGCGCCTGCGCCCCGCTGTGGGGCGGCGTCACCGATCTCGCGAGCGACAAGGTCGCCGCCCAGATCGGCGCCCTGCGGGCCAAGGGCGGCGACGTCCGGGTCTCCTTCGGCGGCGCGGCCGGTCACGAGCTCGCGCTGAACTGCTCGACCTCCTCCGCCCTCGCCGCCGCGTACGGCAAGGTCGTCGACCAGTACAGGCTGACCAAGGTCGACTTCGACATCGAGGGTGCGGCGCTGCCGGACACGGCCGCCAACACCCGCCGCTCCCAGGCCATCGCGGCGCTCCAGAAGTCCCACCCGGACCTGAACGTGTCCTTCACGCTGCCGGTGATGCCCGAGGGCCTGACCCAGCCCGGCGTCGACCTGCTCGCCGACGCGAAGAGGAACGGCGTCCGCGTCGACGCGGTCAACATCATGGCGATGGACTACGGGCCGGCCTACAGCGGCGACATGGGCACCTACGCGGTCCAGGCCGCGACAGCGACCCAGGCGCAGATCAAGGGCGTCCTCGGGCTGTCCGAGGCGGCCGCCTGGAAGGCCGTCGCGGTCACCCCGATGATCGGCGTCAACGACGTCGCCAGTGAGATCTTCAAGGTCGACGACGCCACCCAGCTGGTCGACTTCGCGAAGTCGAAGGGCCTCGGCTGGCTGTCCATGTGGTCCTCGACCCGGGACAAGCAGTGCGCGGCCGGCGCGGTGAACCACGCCGACGCGACCTGCTCGTCGATCCTCCAGCAGCCGCTGGCCTTCACCAGGGCGTTCGCCGCGTACAAGTAG
- the orn gene encoding oligoribonuclease, whose product MNDRMVWIDCEMTGLSLTDDALIEVAALVTDSELNVLGDGVDIVIRPPEAALETMPDVVREMHTASGLLEELAGGTTLADAEAQVLAYVREHVKEPRKAPLCGNSVGTDRGFLARDMSALESYLHYRIVDVSSVKELARRWYPRAYFNSPEKNGNHRALADIRESIAELRYYREAIFVPQPGPDSETARQIAAKHVLPTE is encoded by the coding sequence ATGAACGATCGCATGGTGTGGATCGACTGCGAGATGACCGGGCTCTCGCTGACGGACGACGCACTCATCGAGGTGGCCGCGCTGGTCACCGACTCGGAACTGAACGTGCTCGGGGACGGCGTGGACATCGTGATCCGACCGCCCGAGGCGGCCCTGGAGACGATGCCGGACGTGGTGCGCGAGATGCACACCGCCTCCGGGCTCCTCGAAGAGCTGGCCGGCGGGACGACCCTCGCCGACGCCGAGGCCCAGGTCCTCGCCTACGTGCGCGAGCACGTGAAGGAGCCCCGCAAGGCTCCGCTGTGCGGGAACTCGGTCGGCACCGACCGCGGCTTCCTCGCCCGCGACATGTCCGCCCTGGAGAGCTACCTCCACTACCGGATCGTCGATGTCTCCTCGGTCAAGGAACTGGCGCGCCGCTGGTACCCGAGGGCGTACTTCAACAGTCCGGAGAAGAACGGCAACCACCGGGCGCTCGCCGACATCCGCGAATCCATCGCCGAGCTGCGCTACTACCGTGAGGCGATCTTCGTCCCGCAGCCCGGACCGGACTCCGAGACGGCCCGCCAGATCGCCGCCAAGCACGTCCTGCCCACCGAATGA
- a CDS encoding helix-turn-helix domain-containing protein — MSQDSAAPEAARKLSGRRRREVVAVLLFSGGPIFESSIPLSVFGIDRQDAGVPRYRLLVCAGEEGPLRTTGGLELTAPYGLDAISRAGTVVVPAWRSITSPPPPEALDAIRRAHEEGARIVGLCTGAFVLAAAGLLDGRPATTHWMYAPTLAKRYPSVHVDPRELFVDDGDVLTSAGTAAGIDLCLHIVRTDHGTEAAGALARRLVVPPRRSGGQERYLDRSLPEEIGADPLAEVVAWALEHLHEQFDVETLAARAYMSRRTFDRRFRSLTGSAPLQWLITQRVLQAQRLLETSDYSVDEVAGRCGFRSPVALRGHFRRQLGSSPAAYRAAYRARRPQGDAATTVLDPVVPAQASPGARRPGGPLGPEPGKPQSDAYASGRPALPGPRSAT, encoded by the coding sequence ATGAGCCAGGACTCCGCCGCGCCGGAGGCCGCACGGAAACTCTCCGGGCGCCGTCGTCGCGAAGTCGTCGCGGTGCTGCTGTTCAGCGGCGGCCCCATCTTCGAGAGCTCCATCCCGCTCTCCGTGTTCGGAATCGACCGGCAGGACGCCGGCGTGCCGCGCTACCGGCTGCTGGTGTGCGCCGGAGAGGAAGGTCCGCTACGGACCACGGGGGGACTCGAGCTCACCGCGCCGTACGGCCTGGACGCGATCAGCAGGGCGGGCACGGTCGTCGTGCCGGCCTGGCGCTCGATCACGTCCCCGCCGCCGCCGGAGGCGCTCGACGCGATCCGCCGGGCGCACGAGGAGGGGGCCAGGATCGTCGGGCTGTGCACCGGCGCGTTCGTGCTCGCCGCTGCCGGGCTCCTCGACGGCAGGCCGGCCACCACACACTGGATGTACGCGCCGACGCTCGCCAAGCGCTACCCGTCGGTCCACGTGGACCCGCGGGAGCTGTTCGTCGACGACGGGGACGTGCTGACCTCCGCGGGCACCGCGGCCGGCATCGACCTCTGCCTGCACATCGTGCGGACCGACCACGGCACGGAGGCCGCGGGCGCGCTGGCGCGCCGGCTGGTCGTCCCGCCGCGGCGCAGCGGCGGTCAGGAGCGCTATCTCGATCGATCTTTACCGGAGGAGATCGGCGCCGACCCGCTGGCCGAGGTCGTCGCCTGGGCGCTGGAGCACCTCCACGAGCAGTTCGACGTGGAGACGCTCGCGGCGCGCGCGTACATGTCACGCCGCACGTTCGACCGCCGGTTCCGCTCACTGACCGGCTCCGCGCCGCTCCAGTGGCTGATCACCCAGCGGGTGCTCCAGGCCCAGCGGCTCCTGGAGACGTCGGACTACTCGGTCGACGAGGTCGCGGGCCGCTGCGGCTTCCGCTCGCCGGTGGCGCTGCGCGGTCACTTCCGCCGCCAGCTGGGCTCCTCGCCCGCCGCGTACCGGGCCGCCTACCGGGCCCGCCGTCCGCAGGGCGACGCGGCGACGACCGTCCTGGACCCGGTGGTCCCGGCGCAGGCGTCGCCCGGCGCCCGTCGCCCGGGCGGCCCGCTCGGCCCGGAACCGGGCAAGCCGCAGTCGGACGCGTACGCCTCCGGCAGGCCCGCCCTGCCGGGCCCGCGCAGCGCGACCTGA
- a CDS encoding ABC transporter substrate-binding protein — translation MRRSLIPVVAALGAALLGGCAEDPGGGGAGGGGTGGGPVTLTVGVFGAFGFEEAGLYDAYTRLHPEVTIRQTSIERNENYHSQLLAHLGSGSGLADVQVVEAGNIAEVTATRSRELEDLGRAPGVDRGAFLPWKWAQGTARDGRTVALGTDIGPQGICYRKDLFEKAGLPTDREVVGALWAGDWRKYLDVGTRYQAGEPEGTAFVDSASGVLAAVTGSGDERFYDKDGEVVYKTNPAVKDAWNLAAAFATGGLTARLQQFTPAWDRAFADGTFATVSCPAWMLGHIQDKSGPAGKDKWDVAAAPKPGNWGGSFLVVPSAGKHRAEAARLAAWLTAPAQQATLFEKRGSFPSASAAYALPVVAGATHPYFGGAPIGTIFARAAQGVPVAAVGPKDLVISQNLADIGMLQVDQKGASAQEGWDAAVTAIDDALDL, via the coding sequence ATGCGCAGAAGCCTCATCCCCGTCGTCGCCGCACTCGGCGCGGCCCTGCTGGGCGGCTGCGCGGAGGATCCCGGCGGGGGCGGCGCGGGTGGCGGGGGTACGGGCGGCGGGCCGGTCACGCTCACCGTGGGGGTCTTCGGGGCCTTCGGGTTCGAAGAGGCCGGTCTCTACGACGCGTACACGCGGCTGCACCCGGAGGTCACGATCAGACAGACCTCGATCGAGCGCAACGAGAACTACCACTCGCAGCTGCTGGCCCACCTCGGCTCCGGCTCCGGCCTCGCCGACGTCCAGGTCGTCGAGGCCGGCAACATCGCCGAGGTCACCGCCACCCGGTCCCGCGAGCTGGAGGACCTCGGCCGGGCCCCCGGCGTCGACCGGGGCGCCTTCCTGCCCTGGAAGTGGGCGCAGGGCACGGCCCGGGACGGCAGGACCGTCGCACTCGGCACCGACATCGGGCCGCAGGGCATCTGCTACCGCAAGGACCTGTTCGAGAAGGCCGGGCTGCCCACCGACCGGGAGGTGGTCGGCGCGCTGTGGGCGGGCGACTGGCGGAAGTACCTGGACGTCGGCACCCGCTACCAGGCCGGCGAGCCCGAGGGGACGGCGTTCGTCGACTCCGCGTCCGGTGTCCTGGCGGCCGTCACCGGCAGCGGCGACGAGCGCTTCTACGACAAGGACGGCGAGGTCGTCTACAAGACGAACCCGGCCGTGAAGGACGCCTGGAACCTCGCCGCCGCCTTCGCGACCGGCGGCCTGACGGCCCGGCTCCAGCAGTTCACCCCCGCCTGGGACCGGGCCTTCGCCGACGGCACGTTCGCCACCGTCTCCTGCCCGGCCTGGATGCTCGGCCACATCCAGGACAAGTCCGGTCCGGCCGGCAAGGACAAGTGGGACGTGGCCGCCGCGCCGAAGCCCGGCAACTGGGGCGGCTCGTTCCTCGTCGTCCCGTCCGCCGGGAAGCACCGGGCGGAGGCCGCCCGGCTCGCCGCGTGGCTGACCGCGCCCGCCCAGCAGGCGACGCTCTTCGAGAAGCGCGGCAGCTTCCCGAGCGCCTCGGCCGCGTACGCGCTCCCCGTGGTGGCCGGCGCCACCCACCCGTACTTCGGCGGCGCGCCGATCGGCACGATCTTCGCCCGGGCCGCGCAGGGCGTACCGGTGGCGGCCGTCGGCCCGAAGGACCTGGTCATCTCGCAGAACCTGGCCGACATCGGGATGCTCCAGGTCGACCAGAAGGGCGCGTCGGCCCAGGAGGGCTGGGACGCGGCCGTGACGGCGATCGACGACGCCCTGGACCTGTGA